In Panacibacter ginsenosidivorans, the following proteins share a genomic window:
- a CDS encoding methionine aminotransferase: MISKLPDVGTTIFTVMSQLAVEHNAINLGQGFPDFPMSSELTNLVNKAMQDGHNQYVHMNGLPLLTQRIAAKIEKLYQTSIDAAAQITVTPGGTYAIYTSLTTILHAGDEVIVFEPAYDSYIPNIEINGAKAIRISLQYPTYNIPWHEVKQKVNAKTKAIIINSPHNPTGAVLSKDDMTQLQSIVDGTSIYIVSDEVYEHLIFDGIRHESILLYPELLKRAFVCFSFGKTYHCTGWKIGYCISAADIMKEFRKVHQFNCFSCNSPVQFALAEYLLNEDAYLSLGDQMQQKRDYLRTLMQATPFKLIPSHGSYFECYSYAGFSNETDKDFVMRLTKEKGVVAIPISAFYKEATDNKVVRFCFAKREETLKKAVDKIMS, encoded by the coding sequence ATGATTTCCAAACTTCCTGATGTTGGCACTACTATTTTCACTGTTATGAGCCAGCTTGCCGTTGAACACAATGCTATCAACCTTGGTCAGGGCTTTCCTGATTTTCCAATGAGCAGTGAGTTGACCAATCTTGTAAACAAAGCCATGCAGGATGGACATAATCAATATGTGCACATGAATGGTTTGCCGCTGCTTACGCAACGTATTGCAGCAAAGATTGAAAAATTATATCAAACATCTATTGATGCCGCTGCGCAAATAACTGTTACACCCGGCGGCACATACGCCATTTACACTTCACTTACAACAATATTACATGCAGGCGATGAAGTGATCGTTTTTGAACCGGCATATGATAGCTATATTCCAAATATTGAGATCAATGGTGCAAAAGCGATCCGCATTTCACTACAATATCCAACTTACAATATTCCATGGCATGAAGTGAAACAAAAAGTGAATGCAAAAACTAAAGCCATCATTATTAATTCGCCACACAACCCAACCGGCGCAGTGCTGAGCAAAGATGATATGACGCAATTGCAATCAATTGTTGATGGCACTTCTATTTATATTGTCAGTGACGAAGTGTATGAACATTTGATCTTCGATGGCATTCGTCATGAAAGTATTTTGCTTTATCCTGAATTGTTGAAAAGAGCCTTCGTATGTTTTTCTTTTGGCAAAACATATCATTGCACAGGATGGAAGATTGGTTACTGTATAAGCGCCGCAGATATTATGAAAGAGTTTAGAAAAGTGCACCAGTTTAATTGCTTCTCGTGCAATTCACCCGTGCAGTTTGCGCTTGCAGAATATCTGTTGAATGAAGATGCATATTTATCGTTAGGTGATCAAATGCAGCAGAAGCGTGATTATTTAAGAACATTAATGCAAGCAACACCGTTCAAATTAATTCCATCGCATGGCAGTTATTTTGAGTGCTATAGTTATGCAGGATTCAGCAATGAAACAGATAAAGATTTTGTTATGCGATTAACAAAAGAGAAAGGTGTTGTTGCCATTCCGATAAGTGCGTTTTATAAAGAAGCAACAGACAATAAAGTAGTACGTTTTTGTTTTGCCAAGAGAGAAGAAACATTGAAGAAGGCTGTAGATAAAATTATGAGCTAA
- a CDS encoding bifunctional riboflavin kinase/FAD synthetase: MQVHSNINMLPVFRNAVVTIGTFDGVHTGHQQIIAQLKQEAAEIGGETVIITFHPHPRKVVMHKEVFILNTLAEKIELLQEKAIDHLVVVPFNEHFAQQTAKEYVEHFLFERFHPHTVIIGYDHRFGQGRKGDYHLLEEFGGKLGFIVKEIPEHVLNNIAVSSTKIREALLNSDVTTANNYLGYDYFFEGTVIEGNKLGRTLGYPTANLQIETTEKLIPGNGVYAVIAAIEQSSYKAMMNIGVRPTVDGTKRMIEVNIFDFNQDIYGKILRVYIKQYLRGEVKFNGLDALKEQLALDKISALKVL, encoded by the coding sequence ATGCAGGTTCATTCTAATATAAACATGTTGCCTGTTTTCAGGAATGCTGTTGTTACCATCGGCACTTTTGATGGTGTACATACCGGTCACCAGCAGATCATTGCACAATTGAAACAGGAAGCCGCAGAGATCGGCGGCGAAACGGTTATCATTACATTCCATCCGCATCCCCGGAAAGTAGTAATGCATAAAGAAGTTTTTATCCTTAATACATTAGCCGAAAAAATAGAATTGCTACAGGAAAAAGCAATAGATCATTTGGTTGTGGTACCATTTAATGAGCATTTTGCGCAACAAACAGCAAAAGAATATGTAGAGCATTTTTTATTTGAAAGATTTCATCCCCATACAGTGATAATCGGGTATGATCATCGTTTTGGGCAGGGCCGCAAAGGTGATTATCATTTGTTGGAAGAGTTTGGCGGGAAGCTCGGTTTTATAGTAAAAGAAATTCCGGAACATGTTCTGAATAACATTGCCGTTAGTTCTACCAAAATAAGAGAAGCGCTTTTGAATAGTGATGTGACTACCGCTAATAATTATCTTGGTTATGATTATTTCTTTGAGGGCACTGTTATCGAAGGCAATAAATTAGGTAGAACACTTGGCTACCCAACAGCCAATTTGCAAATTGAAACAACAGAAAAATTAATTCCCGGAAACGGCGTATATGCAGTAATAGCAGCCATTGAGCAGAGTTCATATAAAGCCATGATGAATATTGGTGTGCGTCCAACTGTAGATGGCACAAAGCGCATGATTGAAGTAAATATTTTTGATTTTAACCAGGATATTTACGGCAAAATTCTGCGCGTATATATAAAACAATATTTGCGTGGCGAAGTTAAGTTTAATGGTCTTGATGCTTTGAAAGAACAGCTGGCTCTTGATAAAATTTCTGCGCTAAAAGTATTGTAG
- a CDS encoding AIR synthase related protein, with protein sequence MSLYTKRGVSAQKEEVHAAIQKLDQGLYKNAFCKMYPDFIGGDNDFVNIMHADGAGTKSILAYLYWKETGDISVWKGIAQDAVAMNLDDLLCVGVYDNLLFSSTIDRNKTIIPGEVLEQVINGTQEFFNELKKFGVNVHYLGGETADVGDVVRTIAVNGTMTARWPKNKLITNDNIKPGNVIVGFASYGQSAYETVYNSGLGSNGLTSARHDVLQKYYATKYPETFEPTLSDEVVYIGKNKMSDITETGVNIGKLLLSPTRTYAPLMKVLLEEYFENIDGVIHCSGGGQTKCMKYLPQPLRVVKNYLFEAPYIFKLIQENSGADEREMYQVFNMGHRLEIFTNENAAIKMIDAAKQLGIDAKIVGHTEAAERKELILSVNGNQIIY encoded by the coding sequence ATGTCGCTATATACCAAACGCGGAGTTTCCGCCCAGAAAGAAGAAGTACACGCCGCCATTCAGAAACTCGATCAGGGTTTATACAAAAACGCTTTCTGCAAAATGTATCCCGATTTCATAGGCGGGGATAATGATTTTGTAAATATCATGCATGCTGATGGTGCCGGCACAAAAAGTATCCTGGCCTATCTATACTGGAAAGAAACCGGCGACATAAGTGTATGGAAAGGAATAGCACAGGACGCTGTAGCTATGAATCTTGACGATCTTCTGTGTGTAGGTGTCTATGATAATTTATTATTTTCTTCCACCATTGATCGTAATAAAACCATCATACCTGGCGAAGTGCTTGAGCAAGTAATTAATGGCACACAGGAGTTTTTTAATGAACTAAAAAAATTCGGTGTAAACGTTCATTATCTCGGTGGTGAAACTGCAGATGTTGGCGATGTTGTACGTACCATTGCAGTTAATGGAACTATGACGGCACGCTGGCCAAAAAATAAACTTATCACAAACGATAATATTAAGCCAGGCAATGTAATTGTTGGTTTTGCAAGTTATGGCCAGTCGGCATATGAAACAGTATACAACAGCGGGCTTGGTAGCAATGGATTAACGAGTGCAAGACATGATGTGCTGCAGAAATACTATGCGACAAAATATCCTGAAACATTTGAACCAACGCTGAGTGATGAAGTAGTATATATTGGTAAAAATAAAATGAGCGACATTACTGAAACGGGAGTCAATATCGGTAAGCTTCTGCTTTCTCCTACCCGCACTTATGCTCCGCTCATGAAAGTACTGTTGGAAGAATATTTCGAAAACATTGATGGTGTGATACATTGCAGTGGCGGCGGCCAAACCAAGTGTATGAAATACCTGCCTCAGCCTTTACGTGTTGTAAAGAACTATCTTTTCGAAGCGCCATATATTTTTAAATTGATCCAGGAAAATTCCGGTGCAGACGAACGCGAAATGTACCAGGTATTTAACATGGGCCACCGCCTCGAAATTTTTACCAATGAAAATGCTGCCATAAAAATGATTGATGCAGCTAAACAATTAGGAATTGATGCAAAGATTGTTGGCCACACAGAAGCTGCTGAAAGAAAAGAATTAATACTTTCTGTTAATGGAAACCAGATTATTTATTAG